From a region of the Pradoshia eiseniae genome:
- a CDS encoding protein arginine kinase, which translates to MTIENFMNKAISPWMNQEGPASDIVMSSRVRLARNVRDLSFPTVFTEEEAGKMLRKVENRLGGQYLPGLGTLEMVRLKELQPLERQVLVEKHLISPLLAKEFEMGGVLITENEEVSIMVNEEDHIRIQCLFPGLQLREALDVASRIDDLLENELDYAFDEKLGYLTSCPTNVGTGLRASVMLHLPGLVLTRQIDRIISAINQLGLVVRGMYGEGSEALGNIFQISNQMTLGKTEETIAEDLDSVVKQIIMQEKVARDTLVQSSNIQLEDRVFRSLGILSNARILESKEAAKCLSDVRLGIDLGFIPNITKHILNELMVVTQPGFLQRYAGGPLNPKERDIRRASLIRERLALEDKPNEE; encoded by the coding sequence ATGACAATTGAGAACTTCATGAACAAGGCGATTAGCCCTTGGATGAATCAAGAAGGCCCCGCATCAGATATCGTAATGAGTTCAAGAGTCCGTCTGGCGCGAAATGTCAGGGATCTTTCTTTCCCAACTGTTTTTACTGAGGAAGAAGCGGGTAAGATGCTTCGAAAGGTAGAAAATCGACTTGGCGGCCAGTACTTGCCGGGACTTGGCACATTAGAGATGGTGAGGCTCAAAGAGCTTCAGCCGCTTGAGAGGCAAGTTCTTGTGGAGAAGCATTTAATCAGTCCGCTTCTAGCAAAGGAGTTTGAGATGGGAGGAGTCCTTATCACCGAGAATGAAGAGGTTAGTATCATGGTGAATGAGGAGGATCATATTCGTATCCAATGCTTGTTTCCTGGTCTCCAGCTGAGGGAGGCATTGGATGTGGCAAGCCGTATAGACGATTTGCTAGAAAATGAGCTTGATTATGCGTTCGATGAGAAGCTTGGCTATTTGACAAGCTGCCCAACTAATGTCGGCACAGGCTTACGTGCTTCGGTTATGTTGCATTTGCCTGGGCTGGTACTGACGAGACAAATAGATCGAATCATCTCCGCAATTAATCAGCTTGGACTTGTCGTGCGAGGCATGTATGGAGAAGGCAGCGAGGCGCTCGGAAATATTTTTCAAATTTCAAACCAAATGACACTTGGAAAGACAGAAGAGACTATCGCTGAGGACTTGGACAGTGTAGTAAAACAAATAATTATGCAGGAAAAGGTTGCACGTGACACATTGGTGCAATCTTCAAACATACAATTGGAAGATAGGGTATTCCGCTCATTAGGAATATTATCAAATGCCCGCATCCTCGAATCTAAGGAAGCGGCGAAGTGTTTATCAGATGTCCGCCTGGGAATTGATTTGGGCTTCATCCCTAATATAACGAAACATATATTAAATGAATTAATGGTCGTAACGCAGCCTGGTTTTTTGCAGCGCTATGCAGGAGGGCCGCTGAATCCAAAAGAAAGAGATATCCGAAGAGCTTCTCTCATTCGGGAAA